TATTAATTGCAAATGTAGCAAATTGAATGACGGTAGTATTTGAGTTAACTCATTTGCTTCCAGAAAAATCATGGAATCTGTAGTCTCAAattgtgcttttctttcttttctttcacttatATTTATGGGTCTTTTGGATTTAGATTAACAACCTCAACACCAGatggtacaaaataaaaaaagcatggAAGCATTAAATATTTCTAGAATACAGAAACAAGAAAAtctttcatttcataaatattGTTTGAGACTTTGGTATTCACCACGTTTATCTTCAAATGTGTTTGACCAGAACGAAGGGATTGAAGCTTTGAGAGTCTATAATAAAAACACACCCACCTGTCGGCCGTATTCCCATAAAAAATGTCCATCACTGCTTTCGCTGTAAACTGGAGCAGCCGTCTATTTATCTGCTCAGAGACAACCAGTCGAGCATCTAATGCAAGGGtttaatttgtgtgtgcgtgcgtcacgCTGCTCTCACGCCTCACTTGGCAGCGTCGTCTTCACGACTCTCGGTGAAGACAGATGGCGGGGACACACCCCACCAAGTGGCCCTCCGACACACACAGGGATCTCCAACGCGACAACTTCCTCGGCACCCACCGACATGTCAATCCGACATGAGTCACGCACAGCATCCTCTCCCATAGCGCGTGTGCCTGTTCgggctggcagcagcagcgcttCGACACACGTGACCTGGCGTTTTAAGAGTGAAACCTCAGCGCCTGCTGCTCCTTTGCAGACTCACTTCGACCCCGAAACAAAAAGCCTTGTGCTGCAGCAAAACTCCAAACACCCACTCGACATCAAACATCCCGAGGAAATTTGCACCGTGGAAAAAACAGTGTCTTGAGTTTGGTGACGGCGGACACTGATGATCAAAGCAACTGAATCATATTCAACACTGGAATAATTTAACGTCTGACATGAGCTCGTTTGAAAACAGACGCCGCTGCTCGAGGCTCTAGTTTGCACTTTGGAGTCTGATTTGCAGGTATGCAAATGAAACCAAGATGATGCGATTAGAAGCTTCATCAACCACAAAGTTAATTATGAAAATCAGCAACCTCTTCAAATTACACCGCGTGACTCGGGGGGAAAATTCTTCACAGGTAACAATGTAGAACTTCACTCTGCATTCAGACCGAATGAGGCACAGCGTTGTGAAGATGTGTGGATCAGTCATGATCTGCGTGCACTCACAAATGTGTAGGCAGGTGATCGAGTGATTGAGTGCGTGCAGTACATGTTTGTGAGGCTGTGTAGGTGGTGAAGAGCTTGTCAAAATCTGCAtggccaaacaaacaaacgaaaGTCCTTCTGTGCAGCGTAGACACATGCAGCAGATACTCTTGACCTGTGCAAGAGGCTTTCAATGTTCTAGCCTGTCATTTACGTTTTCCCCAAAAACACAGAtaccagacaaaaaaaaaggtgtaaaatGACCTTTTATCAACATCATTTTGCACTGCTCTCGGGCTCGGATACACAAAAGTGTTTTCTACTGTTTCAGACTGAGACTTCCGGCTAAGTTCCGGCTTCCATTTGCTTAAATTGTTCTCCTAAATGGCGTGGATGTAATTAAGAGATGgtaattaaaagaaatgtttgaataagTAGGAGAGAGAAAATGTGAGGGATTTGTAAGGGTCAATgactacataaaaaaaaattgtagcaTATGAATTTTAATCAAAACAGAAATTTCAAACAAACGAAAGCATACCACCATCTTTTGCATAACCTCTTCTAATGTTTAGATCATGAAGCCTTTTTAGTTTGCAGTACATTTCTCGGAGTCAGAGGGcagaaaacaatgttttcagAGGTTCAGGAGCAAACAACGTAAACACTTGTAGTGCGGTATTGACTGTTGTAAAACTGGACAGTCCATTCACTGCTGGCAAGATCATACAAGGCCAATTTCAAAGATCAGAACGCTCAAAGAAGCGTAACATTGAATATGTTGAGCGGGTAAATCAAGTTGCATGtccaaaattacaaaaaaaaacactaatgcAAACATTCTGTAAAAAAACCCATCCACAGCTCACTTGAGAGCGATCTAGGCATCGTCGGGTTTGTCTGCCGGTGGTCCACACGGTTGGAGCATCTTCTCCATCAGGTTGAAGCGGACTCTGGCTTTGCTCTCGTTCTCAGCTACGGAGAAGTAGTTGAGCaggtcaaagtgtcccatgtAGGAGCAGTAGGAGTCTCTGTGCTGGTTGACCAGCCATTCCCACTTGCTGGTGTCAGCGTGTCCTGTGCCGATGTACTTGGACTGAAGATGCTCCAGCTGACTGTGGATGTTGTATCTGTCCGTCATTCTCACTGAGAGGAGATGAGCCCCAGAGGCTGTGGACAAAATATCAGTTCATGAGTCCATGCTGAGGCTAACTGAGTTTCAACGCTGCAGTACTATTTTGTTTAAACGTTTAACGAAACACCTGTTCAAATCGACAACTTTGTCACTAAGACATTGGAAAACTAACTACTCTCTATACGTTTGGGATAGTTCGTTCAATTTAACCGTAATATACACGTTTACGAAGGAgccgttagcatgctaacagtgcagctaacgttagctgcatAGATGTATCCTGAAACCGCAGCTTATAACTGCTCACTTGACTAAATATGTGTTCGTAAGTgatcactttattttaaaacgcAAAATAGACTTACTCGATCAAATGTGAGGGGTTTAGAGAGAAGGCTGAAGATGAAATTCGCTGCGTCTGAATTTCGTCACAATGCAACTGAGACTTCCGGTAGGTTCCGCCTTTAAAAAGAGCCGGGGAGAAACAGAGTCTGTGAGTCTATAGGTCCTCCTCTCCAATAactattcaaatgtgttttcagaATAAGCACAGTGTGGCCTTGCCCTGTTTTACCTGTCTTGATAATAACCCACTTCGGATAGAGAACTACAGAGACATGAAGCTAatctgaaaaaaagtttttcgaGGAGACATAATAAATGCTGTTAGGCTTTTTCTTTGGCATTTCCATTTTACCCCCACGTGTTCAAAATGAAGTTTTAGTCAGAGTGTATTAAATTCttggccatttaaaaaaaaaaagaattaaggaTGCTGTTTGGCAACTTGTTTCATAATTGGACCAGCTAAATGTTCTCCTGTCAGGTTTTTGCTGACCAGGCTAGCCATTAACACATAACACTATGTTCCAGACATAACATAGGATCTATACTGAATGCCTTGATTCAGCAGGTTGGGGTAAATATATCATTAATAATGCAAAAAATCCAAGCCGTTACACACAACTTGGTTGATTGATGCCTTTAGTCATTAGgcgacaaaataaaaaacagctttggAAAACCTGTTTTCTTCAGCACTTTTTGTTTGATAAAGTATGAAAAAAACAGAGTTTTAATAAATGTGTCTATGTTCAAATTAAATTGTAAGAAAAAAGTGCCCTCGAGTGTATTGAGGCAAAGGCCATTTCTTGTTTCTTATTAGAAACAGCGGCGTGGAGGGAGAaccagaggggagggggggccaatAGTCCTTCTAATAGGAATCAGGGCTGTTCTCAGCAGACACCATCCACTGAGTCAGGCTACCATAACAAGATGTGGTACATAAAACCCTCATCAATTTAAACGTTGTAACAATTTGCTGCCGTTTGACAGGAAAATTactgcttcttctccctctagAGCCATGTTGAATCATTTACACCATTTGTTTTCCTAGCTCTCCTTGGAAGGCACAAGGAGGAAATCTGCCTGAACATTCAGCAGTCATGGTGGGAAAGCGACGAATAGAAACTACAAATCCAGAGAGAATCATAAAAGCTTTCTGGGATAATGTATTGCTATCAATAGTACATCAATGCAGTCAGAGTTTTTGCCGCCGACATGGTAAATGCTGGACATTTAATTTGATAAAAGAAGTTTAACTAAAGAAAAATCTTCCATCTTAAACACGATCACATCACTGAGCTTCACCTTCAGCTCGGTCCCATGAGGACTGCTGCTCATATTGATTGTCTGTATGGCTCACCGGCtcaggagacaaacacacaaggaaaGTGAAGGATAACCGTGATAAGATAGGAACACTGCACCATTTACAGGGATagaaatttcatttcatttctgatCACATAGAAGGAATGAGGTAAAAGAGACCTTATTAACTTCAGGGACAATTTTATGTTGTTCTGATGCCATTAAAGAGAAAAAGCCGAAGTGCTCAGAGGAGCCTTTGTTATTTTCCAAGGCACACCTTTCTGTCTTTATGGTAAAAAATAGAATCTCCAATCCCTCGGTATAAGAGATACTACACACACAATAAGGGAGGCAGACAGGAAAAGGTGTATGGTTTGCATCTGGATGATGGTAAATACGCAAATATACGTGTGTCATTATTCTTTGTAAATCTCCTTGTGAAGGAGAAGAAATGACATTGAAGAGGAGACGAATGAGTTGTGCATTTTCGTTAGGCTTCTATTTTAAATCATCTCCATTCTCTGTGTGGGACTGTGATTTCTGTTACCATGACTATTTTGAGGCCAACGTTATTATGTTCTGATCATTGGGAAAAGAGACAGTTGGGAAATTCTGTGGTGTTACTGCAATAGTATTGGtttgggatctttttttttgtgatatttttGTACCTGAATTTTTTTcaagatttttaaaaatcatttttcCACCTTacagattttttcattttttccaaactttttttgtCCCATGACATTTTTCATACGCAATGtagtttgactgtttttaaaatataaataacaataataaacattAATTTTCACCccataattaattaattaattcctTGCACGAGACGTTAGATCATATTCAGCGTAAATcctttttagttattttcatttttacaggTAGATGTAgtcttttgtcactttttttggggggggggtctacatTTATAATAAAATGATAGTCAGT
This portion of the Gasterosteus aculeatus chromosome 6, fGasAcu3.hap1.1, whole genome shotgun sequence genome encodes:
- the sf3b5 gene encoding splicing factor 3B subunit 5; translated protein: MTDRYNIHSQLEHLQSKYIGTGHADTSKWEWLVNQHRDSYCSYMGHFDLLNYFSVAENESKARVRFNLMEKMLQPCGPPADKPDDA